In Prunus dulcis chromosome 1, ALMONDv2, whole genome shotgun sequence, the following are encoded in one genomic region:
- the LOC117632868 gene encoding protein NLP9 translates to MEYPFSPKEKGSDHWASSRAQVENLGSLDVGTRNSISEDMFNNISELMNFDTYAGWCSPAAMDQISASFGVPSCPSMTYAPLDALNFAEQNGEALPGTEGGETFSVGGSSFSCEDKIVFQQMDTPQFGVSTDSHDANDLAAKLNNGSFQQNNVMDVGKYMISRPPGLSLNEKMLKALSLFKESSGGGILAQLWVPVKYGDHYLLSTCEQPYLLDHILAGYREVSRTFTFPAEEKQGSILGLPGRVFVSKVPEWTSDVSYYNKAEYLRVDHAVNHQVRGSIALPVFNFDSEMSCCAVLELVSTKEKPNFDTEMEIVCNALQAVNLRTTVPPRLLPQCLSMNQRAALTEITDVLRAVCHAHILPLALTWIPCCYSEGEGDEIRKVRVRGGITNSNEKSILCIEETACYVNDRTIQGFVHACVEHHLEEGEGIAGKALQSNHPFFLHDVKVYDIYEYPLVHHARKYGLNAAVAIRLRSTYTGDDDYILEFFLPVNVKGSSEQQLLLNNLSGTMQKMCKSLRTVSDAELAGVQGSNTGVQKGPIPNSPQQRNSQTTSSDSELNSIENMPSDVFNRRNGGIKAENPREQAPGSRRQMEKKRSTAEKNVSLSVLQQYFSGSLKDAAKSIGVCPTTLKRICRQHGISRWPSRKINKVNRSLKKIQTVLDSVQGVEGGLKYDPTTGGFVATGSIIQEFDAQKSRLFPEKSLPVQNSELVTQDPVPVPSVSCSTGESLAIKLEEGGCCIPTSHEEGVKKQNILLMPQRDSKPIAIEGNKWGHSKNSLKLENSDCHFVSQSSSSLAAADDMDTGVDGDDGIVEYNQHTSSSMTDSTNCSGSTLRSSSSQSFEEQKQPNMNASSIENGSKIIVKATYKEDMIRFKFDPSVGCFQLYEEVAKRLKLQNGTFQLKYLDDEEEWVMLVSDADLRECLEILDDIGTRSVKFMVRDTPFGVGSSGSSNCFLAGGL, encoded by the exons ATGGAATACCCCTTTTCACCTAAAGAGAAAGGGAGTGATCATTGGGCATCTTCCAGAGCTCAGGTGGAGAATTTGGGGTCACTTGATGTTGGAACAAGGAACTCGATTTCAGAGGATATGTTTAATAACATTTCTGAGCTTATGAATTTTGATACTTATGCTGGATGGTGCAGTCCAGCAGCAATGGATCAGATTTCAGCCTCTTTTGGCGTGCCATCATGTCCATCAATGACCTATGCGCCTTTGGACGCCTTGAACTTTGCAGAACAGAATGGTGAGGCATTGCCTGGGACCGAAGGTGGCGAAACTTTTAGTGTGGGGGGAAGTTCTTTCAGTTGTGAAGACAAAATTGTGTTTCAGCAAATGGACACCCCCCAATTTGGGGTTTCAACTGATTCCCACGATGCTAATGACTTGGCTGCCAAACTAAATAATGGTTCTTTTCAACAGAATAATGTCATGGATGTGGGGAAATATATGATCTCTAGGCCACCTGGATTGTCACTTAATGAGAAAATGCTTAAGGCACTGTCGTTGTTTAAAGAGTCTTCTGGTGGGGGTATTTTGGCGCAATTATGGGTTCCCGTGAAGTATGGTGATCACTACTTGTTAAGCACTTGTGAGCAACCCTATTTGCTTGACCATATTCTCGCAGGGTATCGTGAAGTGTCAAGGACGTTTACATTCCCTGCAGAGGAAAAACAAGGTTCTATCCTGGGGCTTCCTGGGCGTGTATTTGTCTCCAAAGTTCCAGAGTGGACTTCAGATGTTAGTTATTACAATAAGGCTGAGTACCTGCGGGTGGATCATGCAGTTAATCATCAAGTCCGTGGATCAATTGCCTTAccagttttcaattttgactCTGAAATGTCATGCTGTGCTGTGTTGGAGCTTGTCAGTACAAAGGAGAAACCCAATTTTGATACAGAGATGGAAATAGTTTGCAATGCACTACAG GCTGTGAATTTGAGGACCACGGTGCCTCCTCGACTTCTTCCCCAG TGCCTCTCAATGAACCAAAGAGCTGCTTTAACTGAAATAACTGATGTCTTACGAGCTGTTTGCCATGCACATATATTGCCATTGGCTCTAACCTGGATTCCTTGTTGCTACTCTGAGGGTGAAGGCGATGAAATTAGAAAAGTACGTGTCAGAGGGGGTATTACAAATTCAAATGAGAAATCCATTCTATGCATTGAGGAAACAGCTTGTTATGTAAATGATAGAACGATACAAGGCTTTGTGCATGCATGTGTAGAACATCATCTTGAGGAAGGGGAAGGAATTGCTGGGAAAGCACTTCAATCAAATCATCCCTTCTTCCTTCATGATGTTAAGGTGTATGATATTTATGAATATCCACTTGTTCATCATGCACGCAAGTATGGTTTGAATGCCGCTGTTGCAATCAGGCTAAGGAGCACCTACACTGGTGATGATGACTATATATTAGAGTTTTTTCTCCCTGTCAATGTGAAGGGGAGCTCAGAACAGCAACTTTTGTTAAACAACCTTTCGGGTACCATGCAGAAAATGTGTAAGAGTTTAAGGACAGTTTCAGATGCAGAATTAGCTGGGGTACAAGGCTCCAACACTGGGGTTCAGAAAGGGCCGATCCCCAATAGCCCACAACAGAGAAATTCTCAGACAACATCATCAGATAGTGAATTGAATTCAATTGAGAATATGCCCTCCGATGTATTTAATAGAAGAAATGGGGGAATCAAAGCAGAGAATCCCCGTGAACAG GCACCTGGATCAAGAAGGCAGATGGAGAAAAAGCGAAGTACAGCGGAGAAAAATGTGAGCTTGAGTGTTCTACAGCAATACTTCTCTGGGAGTCTCAAGGATGCTGCTAAGAGCATTGGGG TCTGCCCCACTACGCTAAAGAGGATCTGCAGACAACATGGGATCTCTAGATGGCCATctcgtaaaataaataaggtgAACCGTTCattgaagaaaatacaaaCTGTGCTTGATTCTGTTCAGGGGGTTGAGGGAGGATTGAAGTATGACCCAACTACTGGTGGGTTTGTAGCAACAGGGTCCATCATCCAAGAATTTGATGCTCAGAAAAGTCGTTTATTCCCTGAGAAGAGCCTGCCTGTTCAAAATTCTGAGCTAGTTACCCAAGATCCAGTTCCAGTACCTTCAGTGTCTTGCAGTACTGGTGAGAGTTTGGCAATTAAGTTGGAAGAGGGTGGGTGTTGTATTCCAACTTCTCACGAGGAAGGGGTAAAGAAACAGAATATTCTTCTTATGCCTCAAAGGGACTCCAAGCCAATTGCAATAGAAGGAAATAAATGGGGTCACAGCAAGAACAGTCTAAAATTAGAGAATTCTGACTGTCACTTTGTGTCTCAAAGCTCAAGCTCCTTGGCTGCTGCTGATGATATGGACACGGGAGTCGACGGGGATGATGGGATTGTCGAATATAACCAGCATACTTCTTCGAGCATGACGGATTCAACGAATTGCTCTGGTTCAACTCTGCGCTCATCAAGTTCTCAGAGCTTTGAGGAGCAAAAGCAACCAAACATGAATGCAAGCAGCATTGAGAATGGGTCAAAAATAATTGTGAAAGCTACTTATAAAGAAGATATGATCAGGTTCAAGTTTGACCCTTCTGTTGGATGCTTTCAACTGTATGAAGAGGTTGCAAAGAGGCTGAAGTTGCAAAATGGGACATTCCAGCTCAAGTATTTGGACGATGAAGAGGAATGGGTGATGCTAGTGAGCGATGCAGATTTGCGGGAGTGCCTTGAAATATTGGATGACATTGGGACACGTAGTGTGAAGTTCATGGTACGTGATACACCTTTTGGTGTCGGTAGTTCTGGCAGTAGCAATTGTTTCTTGGCAGGGGGCTTATAA